The Maridesulfovibrio sp. genomic sequence TTCAAAATCAACCCCGGCTTTTGCCATAAAGATTTTCAGAATCTTCTTGTCGAACCCGATATTGAAGCCGATGCACATGTCAGCTGTTGCCATAAGCCCTTTGACGATCTCAGCCACAGCAGCAGCCGGAAGCCCGGTTTCCATACGTCTCTGATCAATACCGTGCACGGCAAGAGCCTTGGGAGACATGCGGCAATCTTTGTGCTTCACAATCAACGACAGTTTGTGAATGAATTCATCCTTTTCAGTGTCGTAGAGAAGAGCGCCAAGCTGAACCATGTCGGGTTGTTTGGGAG encodes the following:
- a CDS encoding 3'-5' exonuclease codes for the protein MIILFYDTETSGLPSTGEALDSPKQPDMVQLGALLYDTEKDEFIHKLSLIVKHKDCRMSPKALAVHGIDQRRMETGLPAAAVAEIVKGLMATADMCIGFNIGFDKKILKIFMAKAGVDFEEVDHGCIMHPLTDVCKLPGRMGRYKWPKLTEAHAKLINPEGFDDAHDAFADIMATYDLWKYCVDNNIKPRGV